The Methanophagales archaeon genome segment TTGCTTTTTTACTGGGTGTATTATTAGGGTTTCCAATTGTGTATTCCTTTCTTGCATCGGTATCCTTAGCGGTTGCTGCGATACCTGAGGGGCTACCTGCTATAATGACCATAAACTTAGCCTTCGGTGTAACCGCGATGGCACATAGAAACGCGCTTATAAAACGATTACCTGCCGCAGAAACCCTCGGCTGCACTACTGTTATCTGCACCGATAAAACAGGGACTCTCACAATGAATCAGATGACCGTATCAAGGATATATAGTGGTGGGAAAGAGTACAGGGTGAGCGGTGTGGGCTATGAACCTTCGGGCGAGTTCATTCTTGATAATAGAGTGATTAACCCGGAACAGGGTAGTAAAGAGCTGATAGAGACTTTAAGAGCTGGTTTCCTTTGTAATAGCGCCTCGCTCGTTATGAATGAAGAAGGAGGTTATGATATCATAGGTGACCCCACAGAAGCTGCTTTGCTTGTCTCTGCAATCAAAGCCGGTATTACCACATCCACATCCACACGCTTCACACAACTCGACGAGATACCTTTTATGGCTGAACAGCAGTACATGGCAACTCTACACGAAGGTATCACGGATAAGGGTAAGGATAAGGATAATGTGATCTATGTGAAGGGCTCGCCGGAGCGAATATTAAAGATGTGCCGAAAACAGATGGTAAACGGCACCAACAGACCTCTACGGGAGGAGGAGAAGAAAGAGATACTGGCTAAAGCAGAAGAGATGGCAGGAGAAGCTCTGCGAGTTCTGGCTATGGCATATAAGCCCGTGTCGAAAGATAAGCATACGCTCAACCCCGAGGATATGGTTGACATGACGTTCCTTGGTCTCCAGGGGATGATGGACCCGCCCAGGGAGGAAGCAATATGGGCTATACAGCGATGCACGCGGGCGGGAATCAGAGTAGTAATGGTCACCGGAGACCATGAGCAGACTGCAAGAGCGATTGCACGACAGTTAGGAATAAACACGGATGACGTGCTGACTGGCGAGGAGCTATCAAGGATGAGTGATGACCAATTATACGAAGTTGTAGATAATGTCTCGGTCTATGCTCGTGCTGCACCGGAACATAAGTTCAGAATAATCGAGCAGTTACGCAGGAGGGGGCATGTTATCGCCGCCACGGGCGATGGCGTGAACGATGCACCAGCATTGAAAGCTGCTGATATTGGGATAGCAATGGGAATAACAGGGACCGAAGTGAGCAAAGAGGCTGCCGATATTATTCTTACCGATGATAACTTCGCCAGCATCGTTGCTGCGGTGGAGGAGGGTAGACATATCTTTGAGAACATTCGGAAGGTCATTCTTTACACACTTCCCACAAATGGGGGTCAAACCATGCTGATATTGGGCGCTATACTGCTGGCACCGTTCATACCACTATTCAATCCTCTCTCCGGAGGCAGGCTACCACTCGAGCCTGTGCAAATCCTGTGGATAAATCTGGTGGATGCCGTGGTGCTCGCACTGCCCCTTATCAAGGAGCCAAAGGAGAAGGGACTGCTCGAAAGACCGCCCCGCAGCCCTGAGGAGCGACTAACTGATAGCCCTTTCTTCAAGAAGGTTGGGATTGTATCACTGGTAATGGCACTTGCTGGATTCGCGATATATTATTACTATGGCATACACGCTGGTTCCCCTATGGAACTGACGCGGGCGCAAACCGCGGCATTCACTACTATAATGCTGGTTCATATCTGCTACCTCTTCACTGCACGGTCAATAACCGAATCGGCATTCAGTTTCAGTCCGTTCTCAAACAAATGGGTCATCATCGGTGTCGCAGTAGCACTCGGACTGCAACTTACAATAATCTATGCCCTACCATTACTCGGCATTAACCCGTTTAGAACTATGCCATTACCTGCCGGGTGGTGGATTCTTATGATTTTAGTGGCACTTCCGATGTTCTTCATAATAGAGTTCGAGAAGTTCCTGACGAGACGATTGAAGAAATGAATGATGAATGTTACAACTGCTACAGCCTTACCAATTTCACATCTATGATATTAGGTACCTTCTTTATCTCTTCTATCGGCTCTATACCGACGCTGCTGTCCACATTTAGTACCATGACCGCTTTGCCTCCTACCTTCTCACGTCCAACCTGCATACCCGCGATATTTATATTGTGGTCACCCAGGATAGTGCAAACAGGTCCTATCACTCTCGGCTTATCAATAAAGGAACAGAT includes the following:
- a CDS encoding HAD-IC family P-type ATPase, yielding MQDYNYKAKEKRWYQLPVDEVFEALGSRPDGLSTSESKARLEIYGYNELKFKKRSILARFIMQFHSALIYILLAAAIITGIWNMWIDTAVILAVVLANTIIGFVQEGKAEGSVEALKGMMTPECTVLRDGNKKNIPARELVPGDVVLLEEGARVPADLRLFYTKNMSADEATLTGESVPVVKDVAPIPKADVAPADQRCIAFSGTFITRGSGRGIVVATGEHTEIGRIAKLMKETRKITTPLMQKMADFTRLLVIAIVIIAAIAFLLGVLLGFPIVYSFLASVSLAVAAIPEGLPAIMTINLAFGVTAMAHRNALIKRLPAAETLGCTTVICTDKTGTLTMNQMTVSRIYSGGKEYRVSGVGYEPSGEFILDNRVINPEQGSKELIETLRAGFLCNSASLVMNEEGGYDIIGDPTEAALLVSAIKAGITTSTSTRFTQLDEIPFMAEQQYMATLHEGITDKGKDKDNVIYVKGSPERILKMCRKQMVNGTNRPLREEEKKEILAKAEEMAGEALRVLAMAYKPVSKDKHTLNPEDMVDMTFLGLQGMMDPPREEAIWAIQRCTRAGIRVVMVTGDHEQTARAIARQLGINTDDVLTGEELSRMSDDQLYEVVDNVSVYARAAPEHKFRIIEQLRRRGHVIAATGDGVNDAPALKAADIGIAMGITGTEVSKEAADIILTDDNFASIVAAVEEGRHIFENIRKVILYTLPTNGGQTMLILGAILLAPFIPLFNPLSGGRLPLEPVQILWINLVDAVVLALPLIKEPKEKGLLERPPRSPEERLTDSPFFKKVGIVSLVMALAGFAIYYYYGIHAGSPMELTRAQTAAFTTIMLVHICYLFTARSITESAFSFSPFSNKWVIIGVAVALGLQLTIIYALPLLGINPFRTMPLPAGWWILMILVALPMFFIIEFEKFLTRRLKK